One genomic region from Pseudochaenichthys georgianus chromosome 15, fPseGeo1.2, whole genome shotgun sequence encodes:
- the LOC117459823 gene encoding uncharacterized protein isoform X1 — translation MMGTPVILKIIVTDCSSQRLTLPHGLPVSVDDLKDEVKKQCGLEGNFRLQFMDSLFGNEFLNLTSMTEVVDKGTLRVCDVSRPTDILNDHERSAVAVLNPQIAYALNDSSSLSSGYVDTDVQSIESTSTRSSWPAVFHVPKFSYDVELKLQQEGLTYVQNGTVLMPEPKLKSAILDGLVQEIVNSEMEEVAQSLIKTHPCSSEKRSCTGCGRWKTSLKYKLSNYRTHLRKQQKSDSELLKKQTCGKEKCSFWRQKGKESRGEFCPTYPIAETEESLEAMQRALLLDAKKRNNRDIVKLKMEKTFALRRHEVVRDGPMVEDFMARWPALFEVSEINSEFKRITTKPLQSKCLSQLDLHSGTLMKLFQKRGGQLGGRLETIILQMANCDDVDYVGTMHLHGGRSKDLVREHVAPSRTRLWGFMFLKMLPLMNRRTSGSF, via the exons ATGATGGGAACTCCTGTGATCCTCAAGATAATCGTGACTGATTGCAGCTCTCAGAGGCTGACTCTCCCTCATGGACTCCCTGTATCAGTTGATGACCTCAAAGATGAAGTCAAGAAACAGTGTGGACTTGAGGGCAATTTCCGACTGCAGTTTATGGACTCCTTGTTTGGAAATGAATTCCTTAACCTTACATCAATGACTGAAGTAGTGGACAAAGGTACTCTGAGAGTCTGTGATGTGTCGAGGCCCACCGATATTCTGAACGACCATGAGAGGTCTGCTGTTGCAGTCCTAAATCCCCAGATTGCTTACGCTCTAAATGACTCCTCGTCCCTGTCCAGCGGATATGTGGATACAGATGTACAGTCAATTGAGTCTACGAGCACACGATCATCTTGGCCTGCTGTTTTTCATGTGCCCAAGTTCTCCTACGATGTAGAATTAAAACTTCAGCAGGAGGGCTTAACTTATGTTCAAAATGGCACTGTGCTTATGCCAGAGCCGAAGTTGAAGTCAGCCATCCTTGATGGTTTAGTGCAGGAAATAGTGAATAGTGAGATGGAAGAGGTGGCACAAAGTCTGATCAAAACACATCCGTGTTCATCTGAGAAGCGGTCCTGCACGGGATGTGGCCGATGGAAGACCAGTTTAAAGTATAAACTATCCAACTACCGCACACACCTgagaaaacaacaaaaaagtgaCAGTGAACTCCTTAAAAAACAAACCTGCGGGAAAGAAAAGTGCAGCTTTTGGCGTCAAAAAGGCAAAGAGAGCCGAGGTGAATTTTGCCCAACATACCCAATTGCAGAAACTGAGGAGAGTCTGGAAGCTATGCAGAGAGCTCTACTTTTAGATGCAAAGAAGAGGAACAACAGAGACATTGTGAAACTCAAGATGGAAAAGACCTTTGCACTCAGAAGACATGAAGTTGTTCGTGATGGTCCAATGGTGGAGGATTTCATGGCAAGGTGGCCTGCTCTGTTTGAAGTCTCTGAG ATCAACTCTGAATTCAAGAGAATCACGACCAAGCCACTACAATCAAAATGCCTGTCTCAGCTGGACCTCCACTCTGGCACACTGATGAAGCTGTTCCAAAAGCGAGGAGGACAGCTTGGGGGAAGGCTGGAAACAATCATTTTGCAAATGGCTAAT TGTGATGATGTAGACTATGTAGGGACTATGCATCTACATGGGGGAAGATCCAAAGACCTTGTGCGAGAACATGTG gCGCCATCAAGGACACGACTGTGGGGATTTATGTTCTTAAAGATGCTTCCACTGATGAACCGGAGGACATCGGGATCGTTCTAG
- the LOC117459823 gene encoding uncharacterized protein isoform X2, which translates to MMGTPVILKIIVTDCSSQRLTLPHGLPVSVDDLKDEVKKQCGLEGNFRLQFMDSLFGNEFLNLTSMTEVVDKGTLRVCDVSRPTDILNDHERSAVAVLNPQIAYALNDSSSLSSGYVDTDVQSIESTSTRSSWPAVFHVPKFSYDVELKLQQEGLTYVQNGTVLMPEPKLKSAILDGLVQEIVNSEMEEVAQSLIKTHPCSSEKRSCTGCGRWKTSLKYKLSNYRTHLRKQQKSDSELLKKQTCGKEKCSFWRQKGKESRGEFCPTYPIAETEESLEAMQRALLLDAKKRNNRDIVKLKMEKTFALRRHEVVRDGPMVEDFMARWPALFEVSEINSEFKRITTKPLQSKCLSQLDLHSGTLMKLFQKRGGQLGGRLETIILQMANAPSRTRLWGFMFLKMLPLMNRRTSGSF; encoded by the exons ATGATGGGAACTCCTGTGATCCTCAAGATAATCGTGACTGATTGCAGCTCTCAGAGGCTGACTCTCCCTCATGGACTCCCTGTATCAGTTGATGACCTCAAAGATGAAGTCAAGAAACAGTGTGGACTTGAGGGCAATTTCCGACTGCAGTTTATGGACTCCTTGTTTGGAAATGAATTCCTTAACCTTACATCAATGACTGAAGTAGTGGACAAAGGTACTCTGAGAGTCTGTGATGTGTCGAGGCCCACCGATATTCTGAACGACCATGAGAGGTCTGCTGTTGCAGTCCTAAATCCCCAGATTGCTTACGCTCTAAATGACTCCTCGTCCCTGTCCAGCGGATATGTGGATACAGATGTACAGTCAATTGAGTCTACGAGCACACGATCATCTTGGCCTGCTGTTTTTCATGTGCCCAAGTTCTCCTACGATGTAGAATTAAAACTTCAGCAGGAGGGCTTAACTTATGTTCAAAATGGCACTGTGCTTATGCCAGAGCCGAAGTTGAAGTCAGCCATCCTTGATGGTTTAGTGCAGGAAATAGTGAATAGTGAGATGGAAGAGGTGGCACAAAGTCTGATCAAAACACATCCGTGTTCATCTGAGAAGCGGTCCTGCACGGGATGTGGCCGATGGAAGACCAGTTTAAAGTATAAACTATCCAACTACCGCACACACCTgagaaaacaacaaaaaagtgaCAGTGAACTCCTTAAAAAACAAACCTGCGGGAAAGAAAAGTGCAGCTTTTGGCGTCAAAAAGGCAAAGAGAGCCGAGGTGAATTTTGCCCAACATACCCAATTGCAGAAACTGAGGAGAGTCTGGAAGCTATGCAGAGAGCTCTACTTTTAGATGCAAAGAAGAGGAACAACAGAGACATTGTGAAACTCAAGATGGAAAAGACCTTTGCACTCAGAAGACATGAAGTTGTTCGTGATGGTCCAATGGTGGAGGATTTCATGGCAAGGTGGCCTGCTCTGTTTGAAGTCTCTGAG ATCAACTCTGAATTCAAGAGAATCACGACCAAGCCACTACAATCAAAATGCCTGTCTCAGCTGGACCTCCACTCTGGCACACTGATGAAGCTGTTCCAAAAGCGAGGAGGACAGCTTGGGGGAAGGCTGGAAACAATCATTTTGCAAATGGCTAAT gCGCCATCAAGGACACGACTGTGGGGATTTATGTTCTTAAAGATGCTTCCACTGATGAACCGGAGGACATCGGGATCGTTCTAG